A DNA window from Vibrio sp. CDRSL-10 TSBA contains the following coding sequences:
- a CDS encoding alpha-ketoacid dehydrogenase subunit beta: protein MSEMTLVEAVNLALHHEMEQDPSVIVMGEDVGDNGGVFRATVGLKEKYGFKRVIDTPLAEALIGGVAVGMATQGLRPVAEFQFQGFVFPAMEHLMCHAARMRNRTRGRLTCPAVFRAPFGGGIHAPEHHSESVEALFAHIPGFKVVIPSSPQRAYGLLLAAIRSNDPVMFFEPKRIYRTVKSNVTDNGEALPLDTCFTLRKGRDLTLVTWGACVVESLQAAKTLSSQGVEVEVIDLASIKPIDMATIQRSLQKTGRLLVVHEASRSCAVGAEILARVAENAMCLLKAPPKRVTGMDTIMPYYKNEAYFMIQEQDIVLAARELVEGWK, encoded by the coding sequence ATGAGTGAAATGACACTGGTGGAAGCCGTCAATCTGGCTCTGCACCATGAAATGGAACAGGACCCCAGCGTCATCGTGATGGGTGAAGATGTCGGTGATAACGGCGGTGTATTTCGCGCCACGGTCGGGCTCAAAGAGAAATATGGTTTCAAGCGCGTCATTGATACCCCGCTGGCTGAAGCGCTGATCGGCGGTGTCGCAGTCGGAATGGCGACACAGGGCCTGCGCCCGGTAGCCGAATTTCAGTTTCAGGGCTTTGTTTTTCCGGCCATGGAACATCTGATGTGCCACGCTGCGCGGATGCGTAATCGTACCCGTGGCCGTCTCACCTGCCCGGCTGTCTTCCGCGCGCCATTCGGCGGCGGTATACATGCTCCTGAACATCACTCAGAAAGTGTTGAAGCTCTGTTTGCCCACATTCCCGGCTTTAAAGTGGTCATTCCCTCTTCTCCACAGCGGGCCTATGGTCTGTTACTGGCGGCCATCCGTAGTAATGATCCGGTGATGTTTTTTGAGCCCAAACGAATCTACCGCACAGTCAAATCGAATGTCACAGATAACGGCGAAGCGCTGCCCTTAGATACCTGCTTTACCCTGCGCAAAGGTCGGGATCTGACTCTCGTGACTTGGGGTGCGTGCGTGGTGGAATCGCTGCAGGCAGCGAAGACACTCTCGTCACAAGGGGTTGAAGTGGAAGTTATCGACTTGGCCAGTATCAAACCGATTGATATGGCCACCATACAACGCTCACTGCAAAAAACCGGTCGTCTGCTTGTCGTGCACGAAGCAAGCCGCAGTTGCGCGGTCGGGGCGGAAATCCTCGCCCGTGTCGCCGAAAACGCCATGTGTCTCCTCAAAGCCCCCCCTAAACGGGTGACAGGCATGGATACCATAATGCCTTATTACAAGAATGAAGCTTATTTCATGATTCAGGAACAGGACATTGTCCTGGCAGCACGGGAATTAGTGGAGGGTTGGAAATGA
- a CDS encoding dihydrolipoamide acetyltransferase family protein, producing the protein MKSFMLPDLGEGLAESEIVEWHVNVGDWVEVDQVVLTVETAKAVVEVPAPYAGKIVSRHGAEGDVINIGSLLLEIEDQATSKQNGDVSKKRQDAATVVGNVSNQSHSVDVDDFWIGSSEHVQPVQKPLSAMPAARLLAKRLGVDLLRVPGSGPDGLILETDVYQAADKQIPGTEVLKGARRTMVNTMTESHLQVAAVTITEEALLIDWKPGEDISIRLIQAICFACQQEPALNAWFDADTMTRCVHNVVNIGIAVDSSHGLYVPVLRKANEFDPTELRQWLDNTVQGIRDRKIGREQLQHATITLSNFGAIAGIFATPVVTPPQVTIVGAGRIVERVMIKDEQLMNVKTMPLSITFDHRACTGGEAARFAKALVQDLQRASN; encoded by the coding sequence ATGAAGTCATTTATGTTACCAGACCTTGGTGAAGGATTGGCCGAATCAGAAATTGTTGAATGGCACGTGAACGTCGGTGACTGGGTGGAAGTCGATCAGGTTGTGCTGACAGTCGAAACGGCCAAAGCTGTGGTGGAAGTCCCGGCCCCTTACGCGGGCAAAATTGTCAGTCGTCACGGTGCGGAAGGTGACGTCATCAATATTGGTAGCCTGCTGCTTGAAATTGAAGATCAGGCCACCAGCAAGCAAAATGGTGACGTGAGTAAAAAACGCCAGGATGCGGCAACCGTCGTCGGCAACGTCTCCAACCAATCCCACAGCGTCGATGTCGACGACTTCTGGATCGGCAGCAGTGAGCATGTTCAGCCGGTACAAAAGCCGTTAAGTGCGATGCCCGCAGCCCGTCTTCTGGCCAAACGCCTCGGAGTTGATTTGCTGCGCGTCCCGGGGAGCGGTCCGGACGGACTGATTTTAGAAACAGATGTGTATCAGGCTGCAGATAAGCAAATTCCCGGCACAGAAGTCCTCAAAGGTGCACGCCGTACTATGGTCAATACCATGACGGAATCACATTTACAGGTCGCTGCCGTTACCATTACCGAAGAGGCCCTGCTGATAGACTGGAAGCCTGGTGAGGATATTTCTATTCGCCTGATTCAGGCCATCTGCTTTGCCTGTCAGCAAGAGCCCGCGCTCAATGCCTGGTTTGATGCCGATACCATGACTCGTTGTGTGCATAACGTGGTCAATATCGGTATTGCCGTTGACAGCTCGCACGGCTTGTATGTTCCGGTGCTGCGTAAAGCGAACGAGTTCGATCCCACTGAGCTGCGCCAGTGGCTGGATAATACCGTTCAGGGAATTCGTGATCGCAAAATTGGTCGCGAACAATTGCAACACGCCACCATCACGCTCTCTAACTTTGGTGCCATTGCCGGCATTTTTGCCACGCCAGTTGTCACACCGCCTCAGGTCACCATCGTCGGCGCCGGGCGCATAGTGGAAAGAGTGATGATAAAAGATGAGCAGTTGATGAATGTGAAGACCATGCCACTCTCTATCACGTTTGACCACCGAGCCTGTACCGGAGGCGAAGCGGCCCGTTTCGCTAAAGCCCTGGTACAAGATCTGCAGCGTGCAAGCAATTAA